In Saccharolobus solfataricus, a genomic segment contains:
- the aroA gene encoding 3-phosphoshikimate 1-carboxyvinyltransferase produces MIVKIYPSKISGIIKAPQSKSLAIRLIFLSLFTRVYLHNLVLSEDVIDAIKSVRALGVKVKNNSEFIPPEKLEIKERFIKLKGSATTLRMLIPILAAIGGEVTIDADESLRRRPLNRIVQALSNYGISFSSYSLPLTITGKLSSNEIKISGDESSQYISGLIYALHILNGGSIEILPPISSKSYILLTIDLFKRFGSDVKFYGSKIHVNPNNLVEFQGEVAGDYGLASFYALSALVSGGGITITNLWEPKEYFGDHSIVKIFSEMGASSEYKDGRWFVKAKDKYSPIKIDIDDAPDLAMTIAGLSAIAEGTSEIIGIERLRIKESDRIESIRKILGLYGVGSEVKYNSILIFGINKGMLNSPVTDCLNDHRVAMMSSALALVNGGVITSAECVGKSNPNYWQDLLSLNAKISIE; encoded by the coding sequence TTGATTGTAAAGATTTATCCATCAAAGATTAGTGGAATAATAAAAGCTCCTCAATCAAAAAGTCTAGCTATTAGGTTAATTTTTCTTTCACTTTTCACTAGAGTATATCTTCATAACTTAGTTCTATCGGAAGATGTTATAGACGCTATAAAATCAGTAAGAGCATTAGGAGTAAAGGTAAAAAACAATTCTGAATTTATACCTCCAGAGAAATTAGAAATTAAGGAGAGGTTTATAAAATTAAAAGGTTCCGCTACTACTCTTAGAATGCTTATTCCAATATTAGCCGCAATAGGCGGAGAAGTGACAATTGATGCAGATGAGAGTTTAAGAAGGAGACCTTTAAACAGAATCGTACAAGCATTAAGTAACTACGGTATATCCTTTTCTTCTTACAGTTTGCCTTTGACTATCACGGGAAAGTTAAGTAGTAATGAGATAAAGATTTCTGGTGATGAGAGTAGTCAATATATTTCTGGCTTAATATACGCACTTCATATTCTAAATGGCGGTAGTATTGAAATATTGCCCCCCATTTCATCTAAAAGTTATATTCTGCTTACAATAGATTTATTTAAGAGATTTGGTTCTGATGTTAAGTTTTATGGTAGTAAGATTCATGTTAATCCCAATAATTTGGTTGAATTTCAAGGCGAAGTGGCGGGAGATTATGGTTTAGCCTCGTTTTACGCGCTTTCTGCATTAGTTAGTGGTGGAGGAATTACAATAACTAATTTGTGGGAGCCGAAGGAATATTTTGGTGATCATAGTATTGTTAAAATATTTAGTGAGATGGGCGCTTCCAGTGAATATAAAGACGGTAGATGGTTTGTCAAGGCTAAAGATAAATATTCTCCCATAAAAATTGATATAGATGACGCACCTGACCTGGCTATGACAATTGCGGGATTATCTGCAATAGCGGAGGGAACAAGTGAAATTATAGGGATCGAAAGATTGAGGATTAAGGAAAGTGATAGAATTGAAAGTATAAGGAAAATCTTAGGATTATATGGTGTAGGTAGTGAAGTAAAGTATAATTCTATTCTGATATTCGGAATTAACAAGGGTATGTTAAACTCTCCAGTTACAGACTGTTTGAATGATCACAGAGTTGCTATGATGTCGTCAGCCTTAGCTTTAGTGAATGGTGGGGTAATTACATCAGCTGAATGTGTAGGTAAAAGTAATCCTAATTACTGGCAAGATTTATTATCACTAAATGCGAAGATTTCTATTGAATGA
- a CDS encoding type I 3-dehydroquinate dehydratase, producing the protein MRPLIVASLPIKKIEDLKLIENFLDADLIELRLDYLREREVSLISDYYEFLDKYKKKLIVTLRDKGEGGINQLADELKIKILNELYERQYLYDIEVSFLQKYDIPYDNRIVSVHYFNYLPTLEKIKEIVSKFSEKAFSVKIAVPSLKGYKEVLLPLLEYENVTVIPMSNNSLERIAVGLLGSKLVYSYAIEPLAQGQLYYKKVIQIFNYINDITTSSLVT; encoded by the coding sequence ATGAGACCATTAATTGTAGCTTCATTACCAATTAAAAAGATAGAAGACTTAAAACTTATAGAAAATTTTTTAGATGCAGATCTAATAGAACTAAGACTTGATTATCTAAGAGAAAGAGAAGTCAGTTTGATATCTGACTATTATGAATTTTTAGATAAATATAAAAAGAAGTTAATAGTAACGTTAAGAGATAAAGGGGAGGGAGGAATAAATCAATTAGCGGATGAATTAAAGATAAAAATTTTAAATGAACTCTACGAGAGACAATATCTGTATGATATAGAGGTTTCATTTCTTCAAAAATATGATATACCATACGATAATAGGATAGTTTCTGTCCACTATTTTAATTATCTTCCAACTCTAGAGAAGATAAAGGAAATTGTTAGCAAGTTTTCCGAAAAAGCGTTCAGCGTTAAGATTGCAGTTCCTAGTCTAAAAGGATATAAGGAGGTACTCTTACCTCTTCTTGAATATGAAAACGTAACCGTAATTCCAATGAGTAATAATTCTTTAGAGAGGATCGCAGTGGGTCTACTGGGCTCAAAGTTAGTTTATTCGTACGCAATTGAACCTTTAGCACAAGGGCAACTTTACTATAAAAAAGTTATCCAGATTTTTAATTATATTAACGATATAACAACTTCATCTTTAGTTACTTGA
- a CDS encoding Rieske (2Fe-2S) protein: MEYIRISRTDFKTGEKRKIILPNGRELVVFYLGVDRFFVFDNKCPHLGCDLSKYGVIIKEELVCQCHFSHFSIYSGEPKKGASKKPIKVYRVQVTKDEVVISLI, from the coding sequence GTGGAGTATATAAGGATAAGTAGAACTGATTTTAAGACTGGTGAAAAGAGAAAAATTATACTGCCTAATGGACGTGAATTAGTCGTTTTTTATCTAGGAGTAGATAGATTTTTTGTTTTTGATAATAAATGCCCGCATTTAGGTTGTGATCTTTCAAAATATGGCGTTATCATAAAAGAAGAATTAGTATGTCAATGTCACTTTTCTCATTTTTCTATATATAGTGGAGAACCTAAAAAGGGAGCTTCCAAAAAGCCTATAAAAGTATACAGAGTTCAAGTAACTAAAGATGAAGTTGTTATATCGTTAATATAA
- a CDS encoding helicase C-terminal domain-containing protein yields MELREWQSKIAEKIVEALRNNFLVSLQAPTGSGKTLFALYTALKVKPKVAFVVRTHNEFFPVYRELSLHFKDKKYGFLVGKSSACVFSSSDVDAQDIYCNGCEIFNASAVTVTDSPKVSLNKLKEEGKKLGFCPYYSLLETIKTADVILLTYPYLFIPWLRESLDINWEDYVVIVDEAHNIENVSNIEEKKLNKRIIEMAISQSHSQNVKVILERLKENVEKAVYSEDKYILIEKDKLDNILPSNEEIEILSEEYDEIRKIMIKNKTVSRNYLGSILRFFDLVNDEGIRVFSYSGSLIAKYIIPSYFTDILNDEKITYMLMSGTMQPLDYLRNIIGIKRKILYIDAEKVMKKRLTGTYECLISIDVTTTYSLRSEQMARKYASYLLKIFYNSRRHVLAIFPSYEFMRIVSKFLNIRYLAEDTETSIEEIMSNLKKEKTIIMGIARGKLAEGIEIVENGSSLISDVAMVGIPYPPIDDYLKIRVEEISKILKKDISNELISIQALIAVKQSIGRAIRGPTDNATIWLLDKRYDSLWWKKELNCLNARKIKL; encoded by the coding sequence GTGGAACTTAGAGAGTGGCAAAGCAAAATAGCTGAGAAAATTGTAGAAGCATTAAGAAATAATTTTTTAGTTTCATTGCAAGCTCCTACGGGTAGTGGTAAGACTTTATTTGCACTTTACACTGCTCTTAAGGTTAAGCCAAAAGTAGCGTTTGTTGTAAGAACTCATAACGAATTTTTCCCAGTTTACAGAGAACTATCTTTACACTTTAAGGATAAAAAATACGGATTTTTAGTAGGTAAATCCTCTGCGTGTGTTTTTAGTTCATCTGACGTTGATGCTCAAGATATATATTGTAATGGATGTGAAATTTTTAACGCGTCCGCAGTTACCGTAACTGATTCGCCAAAGGTAAGTCTGAATAAGCTAAAGGAGGAGGGTAAAAAATTAGGATTTTGCCCTTATTATTCTCTTCTGGAGACCATAAAAACCGCTGATGTGATATTACTCACATATCCTTATCTGTTTATACCTTGGCTTAGAGAATCTTTAGATATTAATTGGGAGGACTATGTTGTTATAGTAGACGAGGCTCATAATATAGAGAACGTTTCTAATATAGAAGAGAAAAAACTAAACAAAAGAATTATAGAGATGGCAATTTCCCAATCTCACTCACAAAATGTGAAAGTAATATTGGAAAGACTTAAGGAAAATGTTGAAAAGGCAGTTTATTCAGAGGATAAATATATACTTATTGAAAAGGATAAATTAGACAATATACTACCTTCTAATGAAGAAATCGAGATTTTATCGGAAGAATATGATGAAATTAGGAAGATTATGATAAAAAATAAGACGGTAAGTAGGAATTATCTCGGATCGATTTTGAGGTTTTTTGATTTAGTTAATGATGAAGGAATTAGAGTTTTTTCATATTCTGGTTCCTTGATTGCAAAATATATAATACCCTCTTACTTTACTGATATACTTAACGATGAGAAAATTACGTATATGCTGATGTCCGGTACTATGCAACCCTTAGATTATCTTAGAAATATTATAGGAATTAAAAGGAAAATATTATATATTGATGCAGAAAAGGTTATGAAAAAAAGATTAACTGGGACATATGAGTGTCTTATATCTATTGATGTTACAACTACTTATAGTTTAAGATCGGAACAAATGGCACGTAAATATGCATCATATTTACTAAAAATTTTCTATAATTCTAGAAGACATGTTCTAGCTATATTTCCTAGCTATGAATTTATGAGAATAGTATCTAAATTTCTAAATATAAGATATTTGGCAGAAGATACAGAAACTAGTATCGAAGAGATAATGAGCAATCTGAAAAAAGAAAAAACAATTATCATGGGTATAGCAAGGGGTAAGTTAGCTGAAGGAATTGAAATAGTTGAAAATGGATCTAGTCTAATATCAGATGTGGCAATGGTAGGTATCCCTTATCCTCCAATAGATGATTACTTAAAGATACGAGTTGAGGAGATATCAAAAATCTTGAAAAAGGATATTAGTAACGAATTAATCAGTATACAAGCATTAATTGCTGTAAAACAATCCATAGGTAGGGCCATAAGGGGTCCAACGGATAATGCAACTATATGGCTTCTTGATAAAAGATATGATAGTCTATGGTGGAAGAAAGAACTTAATTGCTTGAATGCAAGGAAAATTAAACTGTGA
- a CDS encoding thioredoxin family protein has translation MEVQIFTHKNCVECNMLLEYLENKGLLGKVKIIDTELYPFLAFEKGVISTPSIFIDGKLVYAGIVDFEEFERILSGQKVTKQIDKASLVEKLMLGIVDSFAATAWLYINRDFDSFLAQKDFVMAVTGLSLLDEREGDEYYNYLRNVMVKEGDRYLEEWKPRMLRNISSNFIREIFWLYERKISKETLTQKYPVEVFAHWLMIRSGAVGRVGLRIYPLSDSTVMKRVLEAYNFMLENYDEIFNKVQKEQMELKTKNKEQVRYLQL, from the coding sequence ATGGAAGTGCAGATTTTTACTCATAAAAACTGTGTAGAATGTAACATGCTTCTTGAGTATCTAGAGAATAAAGGACTATTGGGTAAAGTAAAAATCATTGATACCGAATTATATCCATTTTTAGCTTTCGAAAAAGGTGTAATTTCAACACCGTCCATTTTTATTGATGGGAAGTTGGTATATGCTGGTATTGTAGATTTTGAGGAGTTTGAAAGAATTTTAAGTGGGCAAAAGGTGACTAAACAAATAGATAAGGCTAGTTTGGTTGAAAAATTGATGCTTGGAATAGTGGATTCTTTTGCAGCAACAGCTTGGTTATATATTAACCGCGACTTTGATTCGTTTTTGGCTCAAAAGGATTTCGTAATGGCAGTAACTGGATTATCACTTTTGGACGAGAGGGAAGGGGATGAATACTATAATTACCTGAGAAATGTGATGGTAAAAGAAGGAGATAGGTATTTGGAGGAATGGAAACCTAGAATGCTAAGGAATATATCGTCTAATTTCATTAGGGAAATATTTTGGCTATATGAGAGAAAAATAAGTAAGGAAACACTCACGCAGAAATATCCAGTAGAAGTTTTCGCCCATTGGTTGATGATAAGAAGTGGTGCAGTAGGAAGAGTGGGTCTAAGAATCTATCCACTTTCTGACTCCACTGTAATGAAAAGGGTATTAGAGGCATACAATTTCATGTTAGAGAATTACGATGAGATATTTAATAAGGTTCAAAAAGAACAAATGGAGCTCAAGACTAAAAACAAAGAGCAAGTAAGGTATTTGCAACTTTAA
- a CDS encoding sulfurtransferase TusA family protein — protein sequence MEKLDLRGKPCEEFILEISKYLVAMKVGDSILILTDKDRVLCTHQLLRNAPRYLFKADLVDDHAEITIKRLR from the coding sequence ATGGAGAAATTAGATCTTAGGGGAAAGCCTTGTGAAGAATTTATTCTAGAGATTTCAAAATACCTAGTAGCAATGAAAGTAGGTGATAGTATATTAATACTAACTGATAAAGACAGAGTCCTCTGTACTCATCAACTTCTAAGAAATGCTCCTAGATATCTTTTTAAAGCAGATCTAGTAGACGATCATGCGGAAATTACTATAAAAAGACTAAGATAG